From the genome of Methanobacterium formicicum, one region includes:
- the hisF gene encoding imidazole glycerol phosphate synthase subunit HisF, whose amino-acid sequence MTNVKIMPCLDMKDGRVVKGIHFVDLKDAGDPVENATLYQDEGADELAMLDIAATVENRKTRLEWVQNVSGVIDIPLTMGGGIASMEDIDLTFKAGADKVSMNSAAVKNPELVGEAAREYGNERITVAIDGCRNSQMPSGFEVVVSGGTKTTGLDAVRWAKECQKLGAGVILPTSMDGDGTQNGYDLEFTRSISDAVNLPVIASGGAGKLSDFKDGVFEGGASILLAASVFHYRLLSIGEVKEYLKENGVEVLI is encoded by the coding sequence ATGACTAATGTAAAAATTATGCCTTGTCTGGATATGAAAGATGGTCGTGTAGTGAAGGGTATTCATTTTGTGGATTTAAAGGATGCGGGTGACCCAGTAGAAAACGCAACATTATACCAGGATGAGGGGGCAGACGAACTGGCTATGCTGGATATTGCAGCCACCGTGGAAAACCGCAAAACACGTCTGGAATGGGTCCAGAATGTCTCGGGAGTTATTGATATTCCCCTCACCATGGGTGGTGGGATCGCCAGTATGGAAGACATAGATCTCACTTTTAAGGCCGGGGCTGATAAGGTGTCCATGAACAGCGCCGCAGTTAAAAACCCGGAACTAGTAGGGGAGGCTGCTCGTGAGTACGGTAATGAACGGATTACAGTGGCCATTGACGGATGCCGCAACAGTCAGATGCCTTCGGGATTTGAAGTGGTAGTCTCGGGAGGAACCAAAACCACCGGCCTGGATGCTGTTAGATGGGCCAAAGAATGCCAGAAATTAGGTGCTGGAGTAATTCTCCCCACAAGTATGGATGGAGACGGTACTCAGAATGGATATGATCTGGAATTCACTAGATCAATTTCTGATGCAGTTAATCTTCCAGTTATTGCCTCGGGAGGAGCAGGTAAACTTTCAGATTTTAAAGATGGTGTTTTTGAAGGAGGTGCATCAATACTCTTGGCTGCCTCAGTTTTCCATTATCGTCTGCTGAGTATTGGAGAAGTTAAAGAATATCTGAAAGAAAATGGAGTTGAAGTCCTGATTTAG
- a CDS encoding YHS domain-containing protein, with protein sequence MAVDPICKMDVDEKSAKWVSEYQGKKYYFCAPGCKKEFDENPEKYAEE encoded by the coding sequence ATGGCCGTGGATCCGATATGTAAAATGGATGTGGATGAGAAAAGTGCAAAATGGGTCAGTGAATACCAGGGGAAAAAATATTACTTCTGTGCCCCGGGATGTAAAAAAGAGTTTGATGAAAATCCTGAAAAGTACGCAGAAGAATAA
- the truD gene encoding tRNA pseudouridine(13) synthase TruD: MLNAETYITSQKGIGGEIRTINEDFYVEEIPETPPSGEGPNTWIWIEKNGRTTLDVVLDIARELKINRKQMGFAGMKDKRAITRQWICISNKTPEELQGLEDKLHHVKIINIVPNQKKLRMGQLIGNKFRLMVRDVGDTEPAAQEATKILNELEKRGVANYYGFQRFGKDRPNTHLVGKALIKGGVKDAVDRYIGHPYDTEPRHIQEARRLYDQGELEESLESMPSGMRYEKMMLRTLIKEKNKRGELVENSYIRALRSLPKPLSRMFVHAYQSYLFNRAVSERSKLGIDQYVEGDILIDNEEHLIHEFSREEINQEIKNFQAHPSSPLYGSKVPLAGGKLGEMEQKILDEENLKLDDFEVPPMPKLGSHGIRRAMRFRIWDVAAEATEEGVLLSFSIPKGCYATSVLREVMKKDVY; encoded by the coding sequence ATGTTAAACGCAGAAACTTACATAACTTCTCAGAAGGGAATTGGGGGCGAAATCCGAACCATAAATGAAGATTTCTACGTGGAAGAAATCCCGGAAACTCCCCCCAGTGGTGAGGGACCCAACACCTGGATCTGGATTGAAAAGAACGGTAGAACCACTCTGGATGTTGTTCTGGATATTGCCCGGGAACTTAAAATCAACCGTAAACAGATGGGATTCGCGGGAATGAAAGATAAAAGGGCAATAACTCGACAATGGATTTGTATCAGTAATAAAACTCCTGAAGAACTTCAGGGACTGGAAGATAAGCTCCATCATGTTAAAATAATCAACATAGTTCCTAACCAGAAGAAATTACGTATGGGACAGTTGATCGGAAACAAGTTTCGTTTAATGGTGCGCGATGTGGGTGATACTGAACCAGCAGCTCAGGAAGCAACAAAAATCCTTAACGAACTGGAAAAAAGGGGAGTGGCCAATTATTATGGATTTCAGCGTTTCGGTAAGGACCGGCCCAACACCCACCTGGTGGGTAAAGCCCTGATCAAGGGAGGTGTTAAGGATGCGGTGGATCGCTACATTGGCCATCCCTATGACACCGAGCCCCGACACATTCAGGAAGCCCGCAGATTGTATGACCAGGGAGAACTGGAAGAATCCCTGGAATCAATGCCCAGTGGAATGAGATATGAAAAGATGATGCTACGTACCCTCATTAAAGAAAAAAATAAACGGGGGGAACTGGTTGAGAATTCCTACATCCGAGCGTTGCGTAGCCTTCCCAAACCCCTCAGCAGGATGTTTGTCCACGCGTATCAGTCCTATCTGTTCAACCGGGCAGTCAGCGAACGCAGTAAACTGGGCATTGACCAGTACGTGGAAGGGGATATTCTGATCGACAACGAAGAACACCTGATCCATGAATTTTCCCGGGAAGAAATTAATCAGGAGATAAAGAATTTCCAGGCCCATCCTTCCTCACCTCTTTATGGTAGTAAAGTGCCCCTGGCTGGTGGTAAGCTGGGAGAGATGGAGCAGAAAATTTTGGATGAGGAAAACCTTAAACTGGATGATTTCGAGGTACCTCCCATGCCTAAATTAGGTAGTCATGGCATACGCCGGGCCATGAGGTTCAGGATATGGGATGTTGCTGCCGAGGCAACTGAAGAAGGAGTACTGTTGAGTTTTTCCATTCCCAAAGGTTGCTACGCTACCAGTGTTCTTCGAGAGGTTATGAAGAAAGATGTTTATTGA